The DNA window GATTAATTCAGAGGGACGACACAGTAGCTTGGTAACAACACACAACAGAATTTCGCAAATTCAATACCTTACTAGAAAATTATAGGCATATCAATTTCAACTCAGGTAATTGTGAGGATAAAAAATATCTGCTAAGTACTACATACACAGTTACACGGTACCAAAATCCAAGAACTAAATAAGATCAGAAAACTGTTCCTTGCTTTAGATTGATAACAAGTTACCAAAACGAACTCCAGAACTTTTGAAATTATAATGCATGTGTATTGCATATTCATGACAACCATGTTATAATAGCATTCAGGTTCTTACATCATAACCAACAATTGCAATAACAAGATTTCTCCGATGTGTTCAAATTGGACAAACAGACAGCAAAATTTGCCAATTCTCCTTGAGTCTCAAAAACTATGCTCACCTCCTACAGCAGGTCCGAAGAATGTAATTAACCTAAGCCTTTTTCTTCGAAGATTTCTTGAGTGTTTTCTTCTGGGGCTTCAGCTTGTTCGATGAAGAAGACTTTTCCTTATCTTTCCTCCTTTGTTTCTCCTTCTTCACCTTGTACATCGTAATTGCCTGGTTTCAAATTTTTAGATAGATGCTGTTAGTTCACCCCGTCAACAAATGGCAATACCAAGATAATAAATTATATACAGATTAGTTCAAGATATTTAATCCTGAATATTACCCTGCCAACATCCATTTGATCCTCAGAACTTTTGGCCAGCAGAGCATTCAAGATTTTGTCATTTTGCTGTTTCTCCTGGTTGCCCATTCCTTTTCCTTCAACAACAGGGAGGAACTGCAGAAAAGAATCAATTCAGATAATGCACTTATAAAATCCTTTAATGGTGCATAGTTGCACATAAAAGGCAGGGAACTTCAGATTAAAAACCTTTCTATGTTTGCCAGGATTTTTTGGAGGTTTCTCGCCAGGCAATTTTTCATCGAACTTCCCACCACTAGCTGTTGCTGATGAAGCCATGCCAGCAACATCCTCGAGATCTTtctttctagattttttgggtATGTCTGCTTTAGTTCCCGTGATAGGCAACGCTGTTGCAGCAAGTTGTATATGactgcaaataaaaaaaaagacatattaTATGAAAAACTTGAGCTGCCATTGTACAAATGTACTTTACGTTGCAGATTTACACAAGGCTCTTGGTTTACCAACACAGAAAAGGAATGTACAAGATAAATACAATGTCTACTAGGAAAGGATAACAACCTAGGCAAAGCACCAACTTTGGCTGCTTTTTTCAAGTTTTCTAGTCTATTCTTTTCTTGCTTTTCAACACGCTTCTTCTTATCTTCCCTTCTTTGAGCAAAAGGATCAACACCAGGCTCTGTAGCGAAAAGTTATAACAAAAGGGGTATCAGATTGGTGAATCAGGATTAGGAGACATGCATATTTCAGAACAAGTGTCATTGCAAACAAGGacccaaaaagaaaatgacTCTATCTAAGATGAATTGAGGGCAAGCAttcaatatttagaaatggTCAACTAAAGTAGTGTACGAGCGCTAGctttaaaacaaacaaaatgttgTATATAAGAAGAAGAGTGTGTAGCATTGATAACTGCAATAGGCTATTGAACAAAGGAAAAGGTAATATCCTTGTCACAGAAGAGGGTAGTTAAAGAAAGACAAATTACTAACCATCTGTCGCCTTGGCTTCAATGATTGGAATGTCTTTATCATCATTAACACGGTCATAGCCATAAGTCCGCTTCCAGGTTTGAGTTTGCTCGTCCCATTCACGTTTGTTCTTCTTGTGCTTTGTGATCCCTGCAAGTAGCATTCATATATCCATCGAGAAGTGAGAACATATGGACAttaatgagaaaacatacatTTAATATTAGgcaacaacaagaacaaaacGTTTGCTTTTTAAAAAAGTTCACCTTTCATCTTCGCAAACTGCTCCCATTTAGTAGGGGGCTTCGGCCTTGGTAGCTGGAGACAAGAAATATAAGTTAAAGAAGTGAAACACTGCAATAAATCGTATTCTTCAGTCTGTATATGTGACTGTACATGCACACATCAATATAAAGAACTGTTCGCTCAGCATGTTTCTACTCTTATGGATTAGTGATTTAGTGTTGTCCAAAAAACTAGATAAGCAAGAACAAAAACATTGTGCCAGCCGCTTGAGTTACATGTTAAGATTTGACACCATATAGAGCTAACTTTAGCTGCATCAAGTTGGACATAACTACGAAATTCCGTCACAAGACTCAATAACAGTACGAACATGTGAGAATCTCAATGTTATGGCCGCAGCAAGTCAGCAAGGAGAACCATGTGAACCATACAAGGAGAACTATCGAAGTATCAATTTCATTCACACGAACGAATCACACTAGTGAAGCTAAGCTTAGGGCTCCACATACATGATTATAGCagatcagcagcagcaaatGATACTTGGGAGATCACAAAGATTGGAGAGGAGTATGCAAGCGATAGGTTCGGGTCTTACATGCTTCCCGCGGGGGAAgcgggtggtgggcggcgggaggcggaccATGGGGCCGTCGCGGTCCTCGGTGGCCGGCAGCGCGAAGAGGGCGTCGGCGACCGCCTGCGCCAGCTCCGTCCCCTTCCGCAGGCACTCCTCCCTCAGCTCCTCCCTGCGCGCAACCCCGGGAAACTTGGTCACGGAATCAAAGCAGCACGGCACAATAGCAGTAGCGGCGGTGGGTGCGGACCtggaggaggatgcggcgggGAGGTGATGCGACGGGTCGTAGGCCATGAGGTTGCCGAGGTCCACCTCGtagttggtggcggcggcggcgggaggtgctgctgctgcttccgccatggctgcgccgtcgctcgagGAGGCGGGTGGGGTGGAGGGTTTGGGGAAGAGAGACAGACGAGGGGTTGTTCGGAGCTAGGGCTTACTGGTTTAGTAGGCTGGGCTGCGGCCTAGTAGATGGGCCATGTGAATCAACGTTGACGGCCCACGGAGAAAATGGTGGCATATGCACacgaaataagttcactttaggccCCTTAAGTTGTTGCCGAGTGTGAACTTCATCCCTCAACAGAAATACAATGTATAGCATATCCCTCGATTCACAATACCATGTTAAATTTTGGTCCATCTGCAATATAGTGACCAATTTTTAGCTGACATGGCGAATGGTATCTATGTGGCCTCCACATGTCAGcggccctctctctcctctccatcttcctctcttccccatctctccaGGGTGTACGGTAGGAGAGGAGCGGtgcgacgggcggcgatggcTATGGTTGCGTTCGGCGATCAGGCTGGCGAGCCCCAGCGCTCGTTGGTCAAGGATTTTGTTTTTGTG is part of the Oryza glaberrima chromosome 4, OglaRS2, whole genome shotgun sequence genome and encodes:
- the LOC127769520 gene encoding ribosome biogenesis regulatory protein homolog, yielding MAEAAAAPPAAAATNYEVDLGNLMAYDPSHHLPAASSSREELREECLRKGTELAQAVADALFALPATEDRDGPMVRLPPPTTRFPRGKHLPRPKPPTKWEQFAKMKGITKHKKNKREWDEQTQTWKRTYGYDRVNDDKDIPIIEAKATDEPGVDPFAQRREDKKKRVEKQEKNRLENLKKAAKVGALPSHIQLAATALPITGTKADIPKKSRKKDLEDVAGMASSATASGGKFDEKLPGEKPPKNPGKHRKFLPVVEGKGMGNQEKQQNDKILNALLAKSSEDQMDVGRAITMYKVKKEKQRRKDKEKSSSSNKLKPQKKTLKKSSKKKA